In Massilia forsythiae, one DNA window encodes the following:
- a CDS encoding NF038129 family PEP-CTERM protein, with the protein MSTIKSIFTPMLSKSLLALALASGAGAAFAGPTYHVSIDTSTLGSGTAYIDLALGALTGAAPVTATLNNFSGNFGSYTETNGASSGSVGASVVLMNGTSYNDLFQGIVLGGLFSFDVSFDTSGSGSGTTFYSALYGSDMQTFLGLQGNLVQIDLQPGMADVVAPNNAFASVQAQPAADVPEPASWALLAGGAGLLGCMRRRRA; encoded by the coding sequence ATGTCGACCATTAAATCCATCTTCACCCCGATGCTGTCCAAGTCGCTGCTGGCACTGGCGCTGGCGAGCGGCGCCGGCGCCGCCTTCGCCGGCCCGACCTACCACGTGTCGATCGACACCTCGACGCTGGGCAGCGGCACCGCCTACATCGACCTGGCCCTGGGCGCGCTGACGGGCGCGGCGCCGGTGACCGCGACCCTGAACAATTTCAGCGGCAACTTCGGCAGCTACACCGAAACCAACGGCGCCAGCAGCGGTTCGGTCGGCGCCAGCGTCGTGCTGATGAACGGCACCAGCTACAACGACCTGTTCCAGGGCATCGTGCTGGGCGGCCTGTTCAGCTTCGACGTCAGCTTCGACACCAGTGGCAGCGGCAGCGGCACCACCTTCTACAGCGCGCTGTACGGCAGCGACATGCAGACCTTCCTCGGCCTGCAGGGCAACCTGGTGCAGATCGACCTGCAGCCGGGCATGGCCGACGTGGTGGCGCCGAACAATGCCTTCGCCAGCGTGCAGGCGCAGCCGGCGGCGGACGTGCCGGAACCGGCCAGCTGGGCGTTGCTGGCGGGCGGCGCCGGCCTGCTGGGTTGTATGCGCCGCCGCCGCGCCTGA
- a CDS encoding ExeM/NucH family extracellular endonuclease, whose amino-acid sequence MTYRLSTPIPARLTVLAALVASLSFSASALAAPGPVVISQVYGGGGNSGATHKNDFIELFNRSGSAVSLDGWSVQYASSTGTSWQQTRLTGTLQPGQYFLVQEAAGAGNGADMPQADATGTLALSGTAGKVALVSNQTLLSGTSPTSSALVDFVGFGSAANGYEGTGPTPTLGNALAALRAAGGCTDTDDNKADFATGTPNPRNGASARNQCGATTPVAQPIVLNCPATMSGAPGTAFQAVLAATDQDSIVNSAVISGGAVSGISLANFVQASGNGANATVNLVVGASVPAGNYPVVVTFANNDGQDASCTVNVALAGERTIPQIQGSGRTSAYANTVQTTSGVITKKLSGGFFIQDPNGDGDPTTSDAIYVFGATTSANVGDRVRVTGTVVEYTPSGAPRSYTEFKDVTAVTTLGTGPAIVPTNIVLGGDDLSRYEAMLVRFSQPLTVNGNGYLGDRGELVLSNGRRETPTNRYRAGSADAIALAAANANNLVILDDNIFVTPEHIPYLFQDSTVRAGDTVTDLVGVLDFGSIGGGGGWYKLQPNETPSFSRSNPRDAAPQVAAGNVKVASANVLNFFTTFTNGADAWGRTGQGCTLGSTTRASNCRGADNLAEFVRQRDKIVGELKAMNADAVGLMEIQNNGETAVSYLVDELNKSIGAVTYAYVPKPAATGTDAIRVAMIYKPAVLTLVGGALSDNDAVNNRPPMAQTFKVNANGAKFSLVVNHLKSKGSCGGAGTGDSDSGDGQGCWNATRVQQAQRLWNYFIPQVTASAGDAKVLAVGDFNSYGHEDPIAFLTDKGMVNELERFVRPNGIPYSYVFDGMSGYLDHALASAALDGQVAGVTEWHNNADEPEAIDYNLGDTADDPYVNNAFRASDHDPVIVSLNLVGATADVTANVKIAQSGVILNRGTGKYSGTVTFTNSSNAALAGPLQFSLDGLSAGVALDNASGVRNGVPYMTLPVTSLAPGASISVTTTFSNPNKVSIGYKPVLTSGSF is encoded by the coding sequence ATGACCTACCGCCTATCGACTCCCATCCCCGCGCGCCTGACAGTGCTCGCGGCACTGGTGGCCAGCCTTTCATTTTCCGCCTCGGCCCTGGCCGCTCCCGGCCCCGTCGTCATCAGCCAGGTGTACGGCGGCGGCGGCAACAGCGGTGCGACCCACAAGAACGATTTCATCGAGCTGTTCAACCGCAGCGGCAGCGCGGTCAGCCTGGACGGCTGGAGCGTGCAGTATGCTTCCAGCACCGGCACCAGCTGGCAGCAGACGCGCCTGACCGGCACCCTGCAGCCGGGGCAGTATTTCCTGGTACAGGAAGCCGCCGGCGCCGGCAACGGCGCCGACATGCCGCAGGCGGACGCGACCGGTACCCTGGCGCTGAGCGGCACCGCCGGCAAGGTGGCCCTGGTCAGCAACCAGACCCTGCTCAGCGGCACCAGCCCGACCTCGAGCGCGCTGGTCGATTTCGTCGGCTTCGGTTCCGCCGCCAACGGCTACGAAGGCACCGGCCCGACCCCGACGCTGGGCAACGCCCTGGCCGCGCTGCGCGCCGCCGGCGGCTGTACCGATACCGACGACAACAAGGCCGATTTCGCCACCGGCACCCCGAATCCGCGCAACGGCGCCAGCGCGCGCAACCAGTGCGGCGCCACCACGCCGGTGGCCCAGCCGATCGTGCTGAACTGCCCGGCCACCATGTCCGGCGCGCCGGGCACCGCCTTCCAGGCCGTGCTCGCCGCCACCGACCAGGACAGCATCGTCAACAGCGCCGTCATCAGCGGCGGCGCGGTGTCCGGCATCAGTCTGGCCAATTTCGTCCAGGCATCCGGCAACGGCGCCAACGCCACCGTCAACCTGGTGGTGGGCGCCAGCGTCCCGGCCGGCAACTACCCGGTGGTGGTGACCTTCGCCAACAACGACGGCCAGGACGCCAGCTGCACGGTCAACGTCGCATTGGCCGGCGAGCGCACCATCCCGCAGATCCAGGGCAGCGGCCGCACCAGCGCATACGCCAACACGGTCCAGACCACCAGCGGCGTGATCACCAAGAAACTCAGCGGCGGCTTCTTCATCCAGGACCCGAACGGCGACGGCGACCCGACCACCTCGGACGCCATCTACGTGTTCGGCGCCACCACCAGCGCCAACGTGGGCGACCGCGTGCGCGTGACCGGCACCGTGGTCGAGTACACGCCGAGCGGCGCGCCGCGCTCGTACACCGAGTTCAAGGACGTCACCGCGGTGACCACGCTCGGCACCGGCCCGGCCATCGTCCCGACCAACATCGTGCTCGGCGGCGACGACCTGAGCCGCTACGAAGCCATGCTGGTGCGCTTCAGCCAGCCGCTGACCGTGAACGGCAACGGCTACCTGGGCGACCGCGGCGAGCTGGTGCTGTCCAACGGCCGCCGCGAGACCCCGACCAACCGCTACCGCGCCGGCAGCGCGGACGCGATCGCGCTGGCTGCCGCCAACGCCAACAACCTGGTGATCCTGGACGACAACATCTTCGTCACCCCGGAACACATCCCCTACCTGTTCCAGGACAGCACCGTGCGCGCCGGCGACACCGTCACCGACCTGGTCGGCGTGCTCGACTTCGGCTCCATCGGCGGCGGCGGCGGCTGGTACAAGCTGCAGCCGAACGAGACCCCGAGCTTCAGCCGCAGCAATCCGCGCGACGCGGCCCCGCAGGTGGCGGCCGGCAACGTCAAGGTGGCCAGCGCCAACGTGCTGAACTTCTTCACCACCTTCACCAACGGCGCCGACGCCTGGGGCCGCACCGGCCAGGGCTGCACCCTGGGCAGCACCACCCGCGCCAGCAACTGCCGCGGCGCCGACAATCTGGCCGAATTCGTGCGCCAGCGCGACAAGATCGTGGGCGAGCTGAAGGCCATGAACGCCGACGCGGTCGGCCTGATGGAGATCCAGAACAACGGCGAGACCGCGGTGTCCTACCTGGTCGACGAGCTGAACAAGTCGATCGGCGCCGTCACCTATGCCTACGTGCCGAAGCCGGCCGCCACCGGCACCGACGCCATCCGCGTCGCCATGATCTACAAGCCGGCGGTGCTGACCCTGGTGGGCGGCGCGCTGTCCGACAACGACGCGGTCAACAACCGTCCGCCGATGGCGCAGACCTTCAAGGTCAACGCCAACGGCGCCAAGTTCTCGCTGGTGGTCAACCACCTGAAATCGAAGGGGAGCTGCGGCGGCGCCGGCACCGGCGACAGCGACAGCGGCGACGGCCAGGGCTGCTGGAACGCCACCCGCGTGCAGCAGGCGCAGCGCCTGTGGAACTACTTCATCCCGCAGGTGACGGCGAGCGCCGGCGACGCCAAGGTGCTGGCGGTGGGCGACTTCAATTCCTACGGCCACGAAGACCCGATCGCCTTCCTGACCGACAAGGGCATGGTCAACGAGCTGGAGCGCTTCGTGCGTCCGAACGGCATTCCGTATTCGTACGTGTTCGACGGCATGAGCGGCTACCTCGACCACGCGCTGGCCAGCGCGGCGCTGGACGGCCAGGTGGCCGGCGTGACCGAGTGGCACAACAACGCCGACGAACCGGAGGCGATCGACTACAACCTGGGCGACACCGCCGACGATCCGTACGTCAACAACGCGTTCCGCGCCTCCGACCACGATCCGGTGATCGTCAGCCTCAACCTGGTCGGCGCCACCGCCGACGTGACCGCCAACGTGAAGATCGCACAATCCGGCGTGATCCTGAACCGCGGCACCGGCAAGTACAGCGGCACCGTGACCTTCACCAACAGCAGCAATGCCGCGCTTGCCGGCCCGCTGCAGTTCAGCCTGGACGGCCTGAGCGCCGGTGTGGCGCTCGACAATGCCAGCGGCGTGCGCAACGGCGTGCCCTACATGACCCTGCCGGTGACTTCGCTGGCCCCGGGCGCCAGCATCAGCGTCACCACCACGTTCTCGAATCCGAACAAGGTCTCGATCGGCTACAAGCCGGTGCTGACCAGCGGCTCGTTCTAA